A region of the Channa argus isolate prfri chromosome 3, Channa argus male v1.0, whole genome shotgun sequence genome:
gagataaatatttaaatgaatttgaaatttGCATCAGAAACATTGCAAATCGAGTCAGTTGAGGTTTGAGGCCAACCATCAACAACAGCTGGTGCAATGGGCCAAACACGATTTTATTACGAAGAAAACTGAGTGTCATCCAACACTACAGCCTGTAGGTGGACAACACTGACAGCCATACAGAAGATATTTAAACGAGGGAAAACATGACAGATGAACCGTAATCATAACTTTACACTCGCCTAGTATGAAACCACCCTGCAAACACTAATccacaaacacatgctgctgtgttctaATAACAAAGCCACCACCATCTATAGCCGAATGCATGTATGCTGCTTCTGAGGCAGACACCTACATCAGCGCACAGACGTCACAGCAGATTAGCCTCAGGCCTGCAGAGCCATGAATAATGCCATCATAAATAATACAACATGCAAAGCTCCACCAGCAGGACGACTGAAGAGACACTTCTTTAAATCCACCAGAGCTGGGTCCAAAAAAAACCTGCTGACATAATATTAAAACTTTCATTTCTAACATGACTAAATCAAATTCAATGACAAAGTCTTTTTTCAGCAATACGccatggacagacacacacgcacacacacacacacacacacacacacacacacacacacacacacaccgcttaTGTAACATGGTGTCATCTGGTCCAGTCTGCAGATTGTGCCATTGTCTGCACTTTCCCCTCAGCTCCATCTTTTGCACCACGGCTTACTGTTtatgatgaacacacacacacaaacacacacacacacacacacccttttccACACACCCCACGGCCCTTTTTGTTATCACCACGGGCTAATGGTAAGAATAGCTCCACAGggcaaatgcacacacacacacacacacacacacacacacaccgatgcaGAGCAACAATGGCGTCTAGCGACAGTCGAAATTCGACCTGGAAAAGACTCTGGCAACAAGCCAGTGACCTCCCCATTACCTTGCAACAAGACGTCTGAGATTTGCTGATCTAAGTCAAGGACGATCggacacagacagagactgGAAAAAGGTGGCAATCTGAAGACACGTCAACtaggttttctgtttgtgtcctGTAGTCTGgaccaaaaaagaaatcaccTCTGACATTTAATGGGTTCAGGTGCTAATCTAAATGAATGTGTAGAACAGGATCCGGTTCATTATCGCTTTGATGTGCTAATAGTTTCAACAATTCAGTCCTTTCTCCGTCTGTGCACTAGTGATAATTTCTAAAATTTACAAAGTGTGTGTATCACTGTAAAAACGGGGAGGGGGTCCATAACTTAATAGTGAAAATCAAAGCAGCAGAGGGCGAGATATCCTGACATCTGTGGGATTGGTTGAAGGCCATAAATGTTGCATCCTACACTTCCCACAATGCAACCTGACAGCATTTTCCAATAGAGCCTCTGTGCCTGATAAATCCTCCGATCTTTCCAGCTCAGCGGCGCGTTTGGCATCGTCCTGAGCCCCGGAGAACATTACACAGCTGTTTAGACAGGTGGACCACAATCAACTGGGTCCATTAACGTGactttgacatgaaaaataAGGATGGTGCCCATTTAATTAAGTGCAGGGCAGAGCGAGGCCATGCCTCTAGAAATAAGTGGTTAGTGTTTGGTGTAAATCCAGACATTCTTAGAGGATTTAACAACATTGCGTGACAATTTTCTAATGAAACACTGCACTTAGTGGtatgaaaaaatacataatgGACCCAATAATATTCCAGCACTGGGTCTATTTTCATGCAGTATGCGACTTTAGagtgatattaaaaatgttctaaacATTCCCACTGCTAAAATAGATGTGGATTGTGCAGCCGTGAGggagatttatttattctccTGGAAATagacaagtttttttaaatatgtaggtCACAATTCTGCAAATTCCTTCACCGCTCTAACGAATGTAACTTTAGTAGAGAAAtgctaatttattcattttaataaagaaaaagtagCCAAATTTAGATTCAGGAATATTCTCATAGAAGGGGGGTAGAAACACACCAATTCCTCTGGAAGATATGGAGCCattaacattattacattacatgtttgACATTTAGCTTTGCTGTTCTTATTAATATGTGTTCAGAATTGGGTATTCTaaccatatactgtacacagtatttactgtattggAAGGGAAACCTGCTTCTGTGTCTGCGACAAACTGTAATTAGAGTGTATTTGTATTCACATGGGAGCTGCCTTGAATGCATTTGTGTCcagtcacagtgtgtgtgactgcacaGTAAGAAATGAGGACAAAGGTCAAAGCCACAGCACCAGGACAACGGCTCAGTTTATCAGGGTCCAGTGTCGTCAGAAGACCATTTTTTCATATACTGATACTGAATATTCAAACGAGTTTCAGTACTGATACGCTGGTACCAGCTGcactttcttcctctgttctctctgacttctcacacacactcacacacacacacactcctctcgCCAGCGTCACCAACTTAGCAACTTTCTCAGTAAACTTTGCGGCTTGTAAAATCCACTTTAGCTACATTTATATTGATGTGAGCCGCCCATATTTCCCAGTGAGCATGCTCTCACTTGGCTGCACCcactgtgttcagtgtgtgtggcGGGGAGGGCAGCAGCACTGTCAGTCGACCAATCAGCAGCCTGAATCCGCTGTGAATGTGCTTCAGCCACCAATCACCAATCCCCAGTGTTTGTCCTGGAAACTACCTTTGTTTGTATTAAagctaaatgtaaactttttctttaaaaaatccATAATTATAAATTGGCCTTTTTGAACGACAAATTCAACCTTGAACCACCTGCTGGCATCACATGCAGCCACAGAACATACGTGGCAGTTTGCAGTCGGCTTTGGTCAAGTGCCCACGGTGGCGACATGATGACATGTCAGCCTTTGTCGAGGCGAGTTCTTCATAAAAGCCTACTAGTAATCTGATTTCTATGATGAGTTAAATtgataattttgttatttttaaatgctcatTGTAGCCTTGTAATCTtaaccttttaataaaaaaaacaacattttaggcCCTCAGCTTTTCTCTgggatataaaaataaaaacattaataaatgaaaaattttCAAGTTATTGTACCAAAGTTAGAAACTGCTGCTTTGGGACAGATTTACAAGGGctgatttttattataaatccaATAATTCAAAAACCATCTGTCCATAAAGTCACAAAAAATACGTCCAAAACTCAATAGTAATCAGCTTACTGCAGTATTTAAAAACATGGAAAAGTAGCAAAGTTATTAAAGCAACAGTTTTTTCAGTACTACCACACGCCTTCGAAGTCTGTGTGTGAGATAAGTGAGCGGTAAAGAAATAAtgaggcaagaaaaaaaaaaacaactaaaaacagcGTTGAGCCACCAGCTGAGCACAGTTCTCTGCAGCGGGGTTGTCTCGCTTGTTTTTGAAGCTGCATAAAAGCCAGTTCCAACTCTAACAGTTGTTTAACAATCTGTACCAGCGTCCACACCCTATTTAACACGCTCAAATACACACCCTCTGTTTTCTCTCAAAGCTGAAGGGTGGCTGTTTCAGATAGTATTAGAGCACACGAAGAACTGGCTTCTGCTGCCATTAAAGCGGTTTGTTGTCTGGGAATTACACCCGCAAGTTTGGTATTTAATGTGCCTCTGCTCAGCCAACCAAGTTAGACGAGGCCGTCTGAGGTCTCGTCTGGACCGGAGACAGATTAAAATGGTTTCCGTGTGGGCAGACGGGCTGCTGGCAGCATGGTGATGAGCTGAGATTGTCTTCGCCACACGGTTACAGAGAAACTGTAAGCAGAACTCACCACATTCAGTTTCAGAGGTGCTGGAGAGCTCAGCTTCCACAGCCGTCTCCTCTgccccctcctctccttcctcctcttcctcctcctcttcctcctcgtccTCATCCTCCAGGTCTAGCTCAGTCTCAGCCTGGCTCTCCTCCCTGGCCTGCACCTCCTGCTGGTCCTCGCCCActctcatctcctctgtctGGGAGCTGGGACCGGGACCCGTTGCCAGCTCCCCCCCCTGGCTCAGGGAGTAGTTGTGCTCCTCGCTGCAGTGCTCCAGAGCcaaacctgctgctgctgctcccgcTGCCACCGCTTCCTCCTGTGCCACCTGATACACCTCCACCGTACGCTCCCTCGACATCCCCACATCCTGTCCTCCTCCTGCCCCTCTTCCTGCAACAATTATCTCCCTCTCTGTTGTCGTGACAACGGAGATAcgcccctcctccctccccgcAGCAGTGGCCTGGACTTCCTTGGTGATGGGAGGTGCTGTGTGCCTgttccttctctcctcctcctcttcctcctcctgctcctcccgGCTCCTCCCCCAGCGGCCCAAGAGGACGGCCTCCTCGGAGTACGCCAGCAGCTCCCCCCCCACCCCGAGGCCCAGCTTGGTGTAGCGAGCTATCTCATCCAGCGCAGACACATCCCAGCGCTCGGGGTGCAGGTCCTCGCCGAAGCCACCGTCGTCCACCAGGTCGCTTAGCAACTCAAAGGGCCGTTTCCTTGGCGATGCTGGGGAACCCAGCATGAGAAGCACGCTCTGAAAGGGGAAAGAGATTAAATATGgctgatttgttaaaaaatatacactATAACGCCAAATAAACTGCATTTCTCACATGCCAGCATGTACTCTCCATTTTACGGTGGGAGGTCAATAAATAACATATTCACCCTGCTGCTTGGTTATTAAACTTGTCATTCCAGAAAGCGATTAGTCATTAATCTAACTGACGTCCGCAGACAGCTTTCTGAATGcctgaataaaaagaaagactCAAGCCTCCAAAAGGACAGTGCTAAACACATGTAGCACAATATAGGTAAAAATCACAAGCTGTCAGAACAGGCAGTTTTATAGACCTGTAAGTTCTTGATGGTGCCATCACCTGGCCTGCATCATCCAACAATAAGTGCTGCTGTGAATTTATGAAATCTTCAGTTAAAACTGTGAAGCTGATGGAACGTGTTGCACAGATTTGAGCTTTTTcggtgagaaaaaaacaaaaaaccaaacgGACGTGTGGTGAAATAGTTAAACCACCCCCCCCATAGAGGTGAAGCTCATAGCCCATAGAAGCTCAATTGAGCTTCACAGTTTTTTCCAATCCTCGCCCTCACGGACTGATTTATACCTAAGACACCAGAACACTTCATTTAGTCAGCTCATTAAATGGAGGGGCTGGGGAAAATATCCACGGGTGTCCCGATTCCAGTTATTTCCAGACAGAGTACAAGTACTTATATTTTAgatgctggacagtaaaatcctatTTAATCTTTTGCAGCTAAGCAAATCCCACAAGAATGAAAATTCTCATGCGTCCTTCTGTCAAGACAAATATGGCGGCAACTGATGTTTGATCTTAATAtgcttgttattttattataggtGGGATTTGGAAGACAGTGTAAAAGGATGTGGACTGTGGGTTTCGCTTACAATCCACATGCTAGTGGGACACTAGGTTTGAAAAACCCCAAGCATCATGCCCTCGTTACAGTGATGTAAATGCGAAGGTTTTTGAGAGAACGTGAAGTTTATTTTGCCAACGTTCACTACAATGGTGACACATTCtcatgaatttttattttacgaagaaaaaaaaaaaactcattcagTTGAAACATCACCAGCTCTTCCCCCACTAAACTAAAGCTTGTATTTTCCTGAATAGTTGCTTTTAAGACTTTTACAATCCCTCGGAAATTTCCCCCAAACCTGTTGTTTTACCTGGTCGTACTCCGTCCTGCCCCCTTGTGGTGACATGGCCAAAGGATAGGGGCTCAGCAGGCCCCTGTGTCCCCCGTAGGCCTCGCCAAACGCAGGCTCCATCCCATTCATACCCGGCTGAGGGGGAGGATAAAACAGGCCGGCAGAGTGAGTTACATATCCAACAGGGGGCCCATGAGTAGTATCATTTAGAGGTGATGAGAGCGACAGCAGCTTCAGTGGAGTTCCTACTTTACCTGAGGCATGCCCGAGGCAGGAGGGTGTCAGGTCACGGTCACAGCGTTGGTTCAAATGAGCtctgctgcaaaaacacaacagagttCAAATCTGAGCATTAAGAAGAAACAAGAAAGAGACGGGAGGCGAAAAGACGAGTTTATCACAAGAACAGCAGAAAAGCGTGTTCACAAAAGAGAAGAAGGATGCAGGAATGTCGCTTGCCTAAAAGTTGAGAGGGTCAAGGGCTCGAGCTCTCTTCACATTTCGCAGCTCTGCAGCTCTCAGCTTCCCTGCCtggagagggggaaaaaaaaaaaaagggcgaAGGAAATAAGTCATGGGTTCAACAGAGGCCACAGCACAAATTATAGAGCAAGGAAATGGTGAGAGTAAACGCATCATTAAAGCAGAGACATACGAGGAGGTGACATGTATGTGCAGAGTTTTGAGTCTGGACAATGTCAGATTTGGAAAGTTACTGTATATGGTAAAAGTGTGCTGTGGTTTCATTACTGTGATGAGTGTTTCTACATGTGAAGTGAAACACTGATGAGGCTGGAGCTCgactctttgtttgtttgtttgttcggCCACGGAGGCTATTGTTGCTTACATTTAGCTGAACAGGTTTTCTATTAATAcatcttttatttctgtttaattcGACGTGATAAAACAtactgctgctgccagaaatgTAGGACATGTCACTTCCTGAGAGAGGCCTGCCAGCGAGGAGCATTTCAAATAGCAAATGCAGAAAGCTTTCATGCAATAGATAAAAGGTTGAATTTTACTAGTAGCAAAGTGTTCATGTGGCATTTGTAGATTCAGATGTGGATAATTACTGTACCACGCTACGTTTGTCATTTCCATACtatgtgttgttgccatcacAAGCTGCATCAAAAGATAAGTGATGTTAATTTGTTAAAAGGTACACAATGTGTACAGAGGACATCCAGGGACAACAAATGAGCTGGGAAAGGGtttataaaagacaaaagaacagagTGGAGCTGGAGTTTCTCAGACTCATTGGGAGGAGTAAAACAGCCCAACGTCTTTTGCTTACTAATGCTCTTGTGTTCAGTCTAATCAAATGagcagaggcagaggaggaagcTGTTCAAGACTTTCCAACTAACTGGAAAATGTGCTAACCCAGCACTGGTGAATTTGGCTGTACTGGCTTGTCTCATCCCTGTCAGGGTCATGAATGAGCCCCCCAAAAAAGGAGAAGCTTTTACCATTTAGACATTGGCTCTGGTTCCTTTTTTAGAGTGAGTAAGActatttcatatatttttgtcaacaaatcgaatgcagaaatgaaaaaaaaaaaacctcatccctaagtgaaattatttaaaagcgGGTAAACAAATCGTCGACGGAAAAAGGCGGAAACTCTGTTTATGTTTAGGACTATTTTCACAAATGGATTCATGCACATTGTGTTGCCCTAGTGAGTATTTGTGGCAGCTGGACAGTGTAGATGggataaagtgaaaataaactacaacgtgtgtgtgtgttcatgaaaGTGAAAGAACATGTCACCTAGTGAGACCACAGGAGTCACCGATAAACCATTAAAGACACGAGTGAAGCTCAATGGAGCAGAGGAATGACACATATCAGGCATTGTGGTCTTTTTATAGTTGACAGTAAGTAAATACCTTTACCTCGTCCTCTAAAGTACTTGTTCTTCAATGCAGCTGAGTACAGTTAAACTTGACCAATGCGGTAACGTCTACCTGCGGCAAAGCTTTGTGAAACCTAAAATCCAgtggaggagaaaagaggaggcCATGGTGCAAACTACTGATCAGACCGAGCTGCTCCCAGACGGGGACATGATGAAACACCCAGCAACactaacacacatatacacacactcacacagtgcaGGAACAATGCCGACCTACTGTTCAGCACCTGTGGAAAACCAGGAGAAACCAGCTCACGCTGACCCAGGTTTAGCAATTCGAGAACAATGCCAGACTACGTTCTCTGTGGATTGACCTCAGGCACACAAGAATGAGGAAACGAGCGCTGGCTGGGTGGTTAAGACACTGCCTTGGCACGCCAAATGGAAAACTGGTATTTGGCACAGGAAGCAAGCCAGCTACCAACATACTGTGTACACAAATACTTATCAGATGCATACAGCGTTTTGAAGTAGATCACAAACTAGAGGGGCATGAAATTAATACCACCCAGCAAGCTACAAATGCACTGAGCAGCCACGTTTTTCTCCTAAAGTCACAGAGGGAGCAGGAGCCTTTGGGACACAAAGCCAATGCGAGTTTGCGGAAGGTTTAAGGCTATGTACCTTTTATGCTGGTAGCTTGCTTGTACCAACAGGGCATCTTGTTCCAGTGCCAAGAGTCAGCAAGCTTcagaattaaaacagaaaaccgATTCTTACACTTGCAAATTTGATATGCGAGTAACTCTTTATGCTATTtattcagttattattattcctCACCTCCGATTTTTCTAACTGCAGATGCCTGTGTGCCAGCTTTGGAAGGTAAATTTGAACAATAAAACCTATGCACCACACAGAGCGCCGTTTATATTTGTTCATCCTCCAGCTCATATAGGAGCCCAGACGTGCCTCCGTGCAATACCAACCCTGCAATCATTTATCGTGTGTCAGTTCAACATAGGGCTCGGTCCAAAGGTCTCCGTGCTCATAAACACAGTAACAGGCAGAGCTCACGGTAAGGCaaagggaggggtgggggggggggaaacaagAGGAAATTGCTTCATCTCAAACCACTGTGGGTCAGTAACCGCCAATAACCATCTGCTTTCCTTTTTTCAGCCAACGATACATTTAGCCCTTTGTAAACAAGACTCTGGAAGCAAAGCCAGTGCCAACACAACTGCAGCAAACTGTATGTGACAAGTACATACCGACAATGTGTGTTTCCACTCACTGTTTGGTTCATTACCTGCAGTTCGTGCACGACAGGGGTTACGTAGTGTCCTTACTGGGGCATTTAAACATCTCATCCACCCTACAACAATGTCTCTCACTGCCAGCTGTGTGTACACTTACAACTACCTCTTGTATTGTTGTTCAGTAATGCACTAGAGGAACCATCCTGAACACTGTGTGGGCACAgagaatgcaaaataaaaatgacccCACACCCTTTTGagcagcttgtgtgtgtaaCACAGGGCATTGTGTTGAAAGAATGTTCTACAGCTTCAGCTAACAACTACTTTATTGttgattaatatttttattttcttgggGATTAATGAATGGGTTTGGCCTGGGAGAGAGCAGAAAAAcatagatttttaaatgtttgcttgttttgtttacattgctccaaaagacatttttattttaatttactgtcatGTGAGCCAAAGACATGCAGCTGTTGTCACTTATGGTAAATATTTGCTGCATATCCGTCTCTTTCCAGTTACTTACAGGTTAATCCACTGATTTATTCAGCTTTACAACATGTCTATGTGGTACAAACATGACTCAagtgtttcttttatattttcctcATCTTACAAGTTAtctaaaagcatgtttttagACTCGTTTCATATCGTCATTGACAAACTGATGTGTTTCTGTGCGCCGTTTGGTACGTTGAGGTGTCTCTGTCTCTTGGTGTCACCAACTTGTTTTTATAGtaaccttcaaaataaaagcattagaTTTGTGGCTGATTATAACGCACGATTCCTCTCATCCAAACATGTGCCAAAGCAAGTCATTCTTGACAGTGCACCATGAGGCTACTTTCAGAGCACAACACTGTGAGCAGCCTGACCAGACAATGAACCTTTAGCAGCTGGAGGCCTCCTTTAAAAAACGATCAGGGACTGTTGGGTTATGGTTGGATGGAGGTTACGCACGGAGAGACGagaacagggtttttttttcttttaagtgaaTTAGGAAAGAGTCCATTATAAGGCGGTGAAGCCAGGGAGTGTTGCCGAAAAACAACGAGGGGGAGACGCGAGAGCAGGGGAGGAGAGACAGTGTGGCTGTCGGTCTGTCTGGGAAGCCAATTTGCCAAATTAAAGCTCCAAAAAGCTGGGCGGCGGACGAAGCTCCGTCTCGCCTGGCAAATCTCCTTTTCTGCtccaaatgaacaaaaaacttGACTCACATTTAAGCAAAACAGACGAACAAACACCATAAGCGACCTGGATGCGCCCCCTGTCTCTCCTCTCCGTGTCCTTGGAGCTCCGTTTTCCGTAACGACGGAGAGCCAAAGTGGCCCCCGTATGCCGCCCCTCGCCTCGCCTCGCTCGCTGTCCGTCCATCCAGTGCGCGTCCACAACTCTGTGCGAAACCTCCTTCTTAGCCTGCAGATGAACCGATCAGAGCCACGGACCTGACGGGGCATGACGGACGGGACTGCGCGTCCGCACAGCTGGACGCATAAGCAGCACACGCAGCGAGCCGGAGCAGGGAAGGGAAGGTGCCATGGTGGCAGCCAGCAGTGTGTCCCGCATGGCACGGCGAGCAGAAGAACCGCACTTCCACATCCACAACATCGCTTTTGATTCACTCTGTACATCCACAATTCATGCATTTGTAGTTTGGGAAAATTTGAGCTTAAATTCCTACCAAAAGCAGGCACCACGCGTCGCGGAGTATCCAGCCGAGACAACAGGGATCCTTTCAGCGCacagacaacaataaaaatggGGCGCAGCTGGCAGTGCCACCGGATGTCCAATATTAATTGTTAATACGAGCGATTTCTGAGCACGGGGATCGTCTTCGGCGCCTCACGGGCCCAGTTTCAGCAGGACAGTGTCTGTTTTCTGTCCTCAACACCTCTGGGTTCATGTGAAACATGAAGTAGAATAGAATAAACCCGAGAACAAGTTTGGCTGCTGTTTGTCCACCTGCAGGTGCCTCTGCCGATTGGTTGTGGTAATGTCACAGGCCGAGCCAAGTCACACGGTTCTTCGTGTCGGTTTATCCCCTAAACACTGCCAAGTTTGGACTATATCGGAAAAAAGGACATCTAAACAGGAGTGTGGCAAATGTGTGCACAGTTCTCTAAATGTGTAACGGATCATAAAACGAGGTagaaatgaaaagtttttaaatatataatgttccgaaggttttttttctggaataaacattttatttcccaCTGATTTCAATATTCCAAGTCAAGTGCATTTGTGCGCCAGGCTCGGCACTGTGTGTAAATCCGTGTGAAAGTAGCCATTTTTATGACAGAAGACCGTTAAAAGCCCACAAACACGCTTGTGTTCAAGCTCTAAATAGTTGCCACGAACTTCTCGCTCGTCGAACTTGGTGTAAATGTGCGCTTTTCTTTCTGGCTGTGGCTAAACAGCTGAGAGACGGGCTTTACCTTATCGCGTGTCCTCGGATGTCCCCACGGAGTTAAGGCTCCTCCGGACCGGGGGTAAAATGTCGGCCTCGGCCTCTCCAGATGATATTAATGCGCACCATCCACGGAGGAGCGGAGCGGAGCGGAGCCGTGGACCCGAGCAGCGGCCGCGCAGCTCTGA
Encoded here:
- the LOC137124568 gene encoding CREB3 regulatory factor-like; the protein is MPQPGMNGMEPAFGEAYGGHRGLLSPYPLAMSPQGGRTEYDQSVLLMLGSPASPRKRPFELLSDLVDDGGFGEDLHPERWDVSALDEIARYTKLGLGVGGELLAYSEEAVLLGRWGRSREEQEEEEEEERRNRHTAPPITKEVQATAAGREEGRISVVTTTEREIIVAGRGAGGGQDVGMSRERTVEVYQVAQEEAVAAGAAAAGLALEHCSEEHNYSLSQGGELATGPGPSSQTEEMRVGEDQQEVQAREESQAETELDLEDEDEEEEEEEEEEGEEGAEETAVEAELSSTSETECEVEAEPARQPGERPSKRRCFWEYRRARESATKKKLGGEVHWSLSWSSSTLPSTLYRREGKKGRRKARKTDASDLTPNPQKLHNIGEQLQKLNAAIDGMGPVNDLPAVARARSRKEKNKLASRACRLKKKAQHEANKIKLWGLNQEYENLLGALLRIKEVIRRRVESSEEEDTDERGMTQRLEDILRESSGPLVAGRTKDFVQRILAASAGGQHQCKEPSHGGDEAAG